From Anopheles darlingi chromosome 2, idAnoDarlMG_H_01, whole genome shotgun sequence, the proteins below share one genomic window:
- the LOC125947842 gene encoding uncharacterized protein LOC125947842, which produces MFLVVHTVNDNGEKEWKVAPKRWVCTTKNTHRTVLLWPHEISSERQKQLARSGSSKPMKSWSRKECIVQQDCSTYDAAKAVMIELMAQRLPSNSGQPSKQLPCTNSNRMRHNPKIHLKPTGVSDVVSSEPPVKQPVPESKASMLNSIKTMVESLIKKQARIEEQNARIEKQNADIEEQNARIKKQKSDLLEKLSLIQKRCANRGFQHFDSGDKPMKYASFDFDPVETIEQLNDLENKLNDEVFRSKMVTWLKFNVVGTQPKKRMSSCLNLLISPDLLVYCTWTGIVRNGRKQLAIKDMKHILDLFQEIGTTPWEKVNDTMVATFFKGKAKNALQRFHSNCKSESHKTTMNSRDVPQEPFDHADSSISTDHMYTESIDDDSETQMEVEILH; this is translated from the exons ATGTTTCTAGTAGTGCATACAGTAAACGATAACGGCGAAAAGGAGTGGAAGGTAGCACCCAAACGATGGGTTTGCACTACGAAGAACACCCACCGAACAGTTCTGTTATGGCCACATGAAATCAGTTCTGAGCGACAAAAGCAGTTAGCTAGATCTGGTTCTTCTAAACCAATGAAAAGTTGGAGCCGGAAGGAATGTATTGTACAACAGGATTGTTCTACGTACGATGCTGCAAAAGCTGTAATGATAGAACTAATGGCACAGCGTTTACCATCGAATTCTGGTCAACCTTCAAAACAGCTGCCTTGTACCAACAGCAATCGGATGAGACACAATCCTAAAATTCACCTTAAACCTACTGGCGTATCCGACGTTGTATCATCTGAACCACCAGTTAAACAACCTGTTCCGGAGAGTAAAGCGTCAATGCTGAACTCTATTAAGACGATGGTGGAATctctaataaaaaaacaagctCGCATCGAGGAACAAAATGCTCGaatcgaaaagcaaaacgcGGATATTGAAGAGCAAAATGCtcgcattaaaaaacaaaagtcgGATCTGTTAGAAAAACTATCATTAATTCAGAAAAGGTGTGCAAACCGTggttttcaacattttgattcaGGAGATAAACCTATGAAATATGCATCGTTTGATTTTGATCCAGTTGAAACCATTGAGCAACTGAACGACCTGGAGAACAAGCTGAATGATGAGGTGTTTCGTTCGAAAATG GTTACATGGTTGAAATTTAATGTTGTTGGCACCCAGCCAAAGAAAAGGATGTCGAGCTGCCtaaatttgttgatttcaCCGGACCTTCTGGTCTACTGCACATGGACTGGTATCGTgcggaatggaaggaaacagCTTGCTATAAAAGACATGAAACATATATTGGATTTATTCCAAGAAATAGGTACAACTCCATGGGAAAAGGTGAATGATACTATGGTAGCCACGTTTTTCAAGGGTAAAGCTAAAAATGCGCTGCAGCGTTTTCATTCGAATTGCAAAAGTGaaagccacaaaacaacaatgaaCAGTAGAGATGTTCCCCAAGAACCATTTGATCATGCAGATTCATCTATATCGACAGATCATATGTacacggaatcgatcgatgacgattCAGAAACGCAAATGGAAGTCGAAATTTTACattga
- the LOC125947843 gene encoding uncharacterized protein LOC125947843: MFLVVEIVNDNGEKEWKVAPKRWVCTTKNTRRTVLLWPHEISSERQKQLAKDGFSKPTKSWSRKECIVQQECSTYDEADTVLIEVLAQRSMSSPSTSLLSESSVLQRDRIQEHSEDHLFTYDPESNEQVSTNKVEISSCQSWTALQHSDAEISILAAIKSMVNTLMMKNDCIETQNARIEKQNAEIELQNIRIETDNSNMMKKLNLLEKRLNKLDAKQFKDAKNVGERSTFTFNPIETLSQLKELEKKLSDRSFRSKMVAWLMLNVVGNRSQKRMSHCLKLLFSHELLVDCTWGRIHLNGIQTAAMREQRNIVNLFKVIGTTRKERIDDKKIGLFFSRKLKNVRQRLHSDDKNELNNHEIPIENDVSYDDDSSNAEDEIDTDVI, translated from the exons ATGTTTCTGGTAGTGGAAATAGTAAACGATAATGGCGAGAAGGAATGGAAGGTAGCACCCAAACGATGGGTTTGCACTACGAAGAACACCCGGCGAACAGTTCTGTTATGGCCACATGAAATCAGTTCTGAGCGGCAAAAGCAGCTGGCTAAAGATGGTTTTTCCAAACCAACGAAAAGTTGGAGCAGGAAGGAGTGTATCGTACAACAGGAGTGTTCTACTTACGATGAGGCTGATACTGTACTGATAGAAGTATTGGCACAACGTTCAATGTCGAGTCCTTCAACGTCGTTGCTCAGCGAGTCATCGGTACTGCAAAGAGACCGGATACAAGAGCATTCTGAAGATCATCTTTTTACGTACGATCCTGAAAGTAACGAACAAGTTTCAACCAATAAAGTTGAGATATCGTCGTGTCAATCATGGACTGCTCTGCAGCATTCGGATGCTGAAATATCGATACTTGCAGCTATTAAATCAATGGTGAACACATTGATGATGAAGAACGATTGCATCGAGACACAAAATGCTAGAATAGAGAAGCAAAATGCTGAAATTGAACTGCAGAATATCCGTATCGAAACGGATAACTCTAATATGATGAAAAAACTAAATCTATTAGAGAAAAGACTCAACAAACTTGATGCTAAACAATTTAAAGATGCCAAAAATGTTGGTGAACGATCAACGTTTACATTTAATCCCATAGAAACCCTGAGCCAGCTGAAGGAACTGGAAAAGAAGTTAAGCGATAGGTCTTTCCGTTCGAAAATG gTTGCATGGTTGATGTTAAATGTCGTTGGAAACCGTTCACAAAAAAGAATGTCGCACTGTCTAAAATTGCTATTTTCTCATGAGTTGCTAGTTGATTGTACTTGGGGTCGTATACATCTGAATGGAATACAAACAGCAGCTATGCGAGAACAACGAAACATAGTGAATCTGTTCAAGGTAATAGGAACAACACGAAAGGAAAGAATCGACGACAAGAAAATTGGTTTGTTCTTCAgtcgaaaattgaaaaatgttagACAACGATTGCATTCTGATGATAAAAATGAACTAAACAATCACGAAATCCCGATCGAAAATGATGTCTCTTACGATGACGATTCATCAAATGCTGAAGATGAAATCGATACGGATGTAATTTAA